The genomic stretch TCGTTTGTTCTGATACTTTTCCCATTAAAAGTGCCCAGCTACTCAGCCAAGCTTGATTTTCCTAATACCATACCAAACAGATAAATGCAACATTGAAAAATTATTTTTTCAAACAAAAAATTATCCCGCAGGCAGGACAAACAACAGGTAATTTCCCTCCAAAACGTAGCGAGAAGCTATTTGAAAAGCACTGCGAGGCGGTTTAGATGCTTGATTAACAAAGCTGTTTGCAGTACAATAAGCATGTCAGCCCGGATGTCGGCTGTTCTAAAGCGTTGAAGTAAAACCGCCAAAATGAGAAGTTTAGACATCTTTATTCTGCTAAGTTTGATTATATTAACATAACTATGTTAACACCCGCCAACAAAGCGTCCGCATCAGACTCTAATGGCTCAAAACCAACGGGGGCATATTATTCAAATATATATCATAATCTATTCGTTGAACTTTTGGGCGAGTCCCCATCGCAGATACAAACCAAGTTAGACAACACCTGGAATCAATTATTCTATGGAGACAATAATACCCAGCGTGTCTATTATCCTGTTGACGCCGATATGGCTTATATGAAAGATACTTTACACGATAATGTATGCAGCGAAGGTATGTCTTATGGGATGATGATAACCGTCCAGCTAAATAAGAAAACAGAATTTGACCGTTTATGGAAATGGGCCAAAACGTATATGCAGCACGGCAGCGGGCCGCGAAAAAATTACTTTGCCTGGCTGCTAAATACAAATGGCACTATCATCGACCCTAATTCTGCTTCTGATGGTGAGGAATGGATTGCAATGACTCTGTTTTTTGCCTCTGCAAGATGGGGAAACGGGACAGGTATATACAACTATCAAGTCGAGGCACAAGCCATTTTAGACGCAATGCTTACCCCAAAAACTCCTTCTGGAAAAGACGATGAATTGACAAATATATTCAACAAGACAGAAAAACAGGTCGTTTTTGCCCCCATAGGTACTGCTGCCGCTTTTACTGACCCTTCTTATCATCTGCCTCATTACTACGAGCTTTGGGGACGTTGGGCAGATAAAGATAATCAGTTTTGGTTTACTGCAGCTTCTGTCAGCCGACAATTGTTCAAAAATGCAGCTCACCCAACAACAGGTTTAATCCCCGATTACGCCCATTTCGATGGTACACCCGCAGACTTCCATAATGGCGGACATAAGGATTTCCGTTTTGACGCCTGGCGTGTCGCGATGAATATTGCTGTCGATTATGCCTGGTTTGCCAAAGACAGCTGGGCTGTAAGCCAGAGCAACAGGCTACTTGATTTTTTCCATACCGAAGGTATAGGCAAATACGGCAACCAATACACCCTTGACGGAACAGAATTGTCAAGCGACCATAGTCCCGGCCTGGCA from Phycisphaerae bacterium encodes the following:
- a CDS encoding glycosyl hydrolase family 8, with the protein product MLTPANKASASDSNGSKPTGAYYSNIYHNLFVELLGESPSQIQTKLDNTWNQLFYGDNNTQRVYYPVDADMAYMKDTLHDNVCSEGMSYGMMITVQLNKKTEFDRLWKWAKTYMQHGSGPRKNYFAWLLNTNGTIIDPNSASDGEEWIAMTLFFASARWGNGTGIYNYQVEAQAILDAMLTPKTPSGKDDELTNIFNKTEKQVVFAPIGTAAAFTDPSYHLPHYYELWGRWADKDNQFWFTAASVSRQLFKNAAHPTTGLIPDYAHFDGTPADFHNGGHKDFRFDAWRVAMNIAVDYAWFAKDSWAVSQSNRLLDFFHTEGIGKYGNQYTLDGTELSSDHSPGLAAMNAVACLASTDNNRINFVKELWNTAIPSGAERYYDGMLYMLAMLHLSGNFRIYSLSDCPASSA